One window from the genome of Elaeis guineensis isolate ETL-2024a chromosome 5, EG11, whole genome shotgun sequence encodes:
- the LOC109505836 gene encoding uncharacterized protein — protein sequence MKRGIGSFCNGVGSASTLDQRKAGRDVSCIAAPSLVGSCMGEGIGARSSLTLEEMILQLDLNAKAARRAKLDDHGEPCHRRMSCGNNSDILRSVRNALNRYPRFSLDGKDAMYRSSFRNFGARSSACEGGRKSACCSSACSRGSSSNGYEVDLERSLRLPPTLAGESVVWCKPSVVAKLMGLDAVPVPVPVSGRRGKIGLNPLFSWKQNQRKIGRHETKKERLFMGMNGWKGREPPSSNLPAGYCVMNPISIEPVTGRED from the coding sequence ATGAAGAGAGGCATCGGAAGCTTCTGCAATGGTGTCGGCTCCGCATCAACTTTAGATCAGAGGAAGGCTGGCCGAGATGTGTCTTGCATTGCTGCTCCATCTCTTGTCGGCTCCTGCATGGGGGAGGGCATCGGAGCGAGAAGCTCGCTCACTCTCGAGGAGATGATCTTGCAGCTGGACCTCAATGCAAAGGCAGCAAGAAGGGCCAAGCTTGATGACCATGGCGAGCCATGCCATCGGAGGATGTCCTGTGGGAACAACTCCGATATCCTGAGATCGGTGAGGAATGCACTGAATCGGTACCCTCGGTTCTCTCTCGATGGGAAGGATGCCATGTATCGGTCATCCTTTCGCAACTTTGGTGCGAGGAGCAGTGCATGTGAAGGTGGCCGGAAATCTGCTTGTTGTTCCAGCGCATGCAGCAGGGGTTCGTCTTCTAATGGCTATGAGGTGGACTTGGAGAGAAGTCTAAGGTTGCCACCAACTCTAGCAGGAGAGAGTGTAGTCTGGTGCAAGCCAAGTGTTGTGGCCAAGCTGATGGGCCTGGATGCAGTGCCAGTGCCAGTGCCAGTGAGCGGCAGGCGTGGAAAGATAGGATTGAATCCTTTGTTTAGCTGGAAGCAAAACCAAAGGAAGATAGGGAGGCATGAAACAAAGAAGGAGAGGCTTTTTATGGGCATGAATGGTTGGAAGGGGAGGGAGCCGCCGAGCTCGAATTTGCCTGCTGGTTATTGTGTGATGAACCCAATCTCCATTGAGCCTGTAACGGGCAGAGAGGATTAA